The following is a genomic window from Bdellovibrionota bacterium.
AAAGACGGGGCATCAAAACCGAAACGAAATCCTTACAATAAACCAATGCCCGAAATAGACGATACTCAGGGAACGAACTAACTGGGTATATACAGTCCGCCTATGATTATAAACTTCAAGTCATTTGTCCGAAAAACAAATTATTGAAAAGAAAAAGTCAGCCTAGAATCTAAGGCTTAATTTTTACCTTAGCCTTTTCAATCGTCGCGGCTAGATTGAGCTTTACAATCTCTGCTCCAAATGTCGGGTTGATGGAATCCAAAGTATCACACGCTTTATGCCAGCAAGGTGTATGCGTATTCCAGTGTTCAATCGTGAGCAGGGTTTCGATTCCCGCTTGAATAAACGGTACATGATCAGAGGCCCAAGCATCTAGCATGATGTTGGGAGTGAGCGCAGTGTATTGTGTTGTGAGAGTCGCCATCCATTTTGCGAGGTCTTCGAATTGATCTTCCGTCTCAAGATCTACAACACCATTAGAATTGTAAGCGATCATGTCCATGTTCACCACAAAGAGAACGTCTTTTTTAAGACCATTTTTCTCTAAGTATCTAACGTATCTTTCGGCGCCTACAAGCCCAACCTCTTCGTCTTCAGTGAGCATAAATAGAATTGAGTAATCACTTTCAAAATCCTTTAAGGCATTGGCAATTTCAAGCACACCAGCTGCGCCACTCGCGTTGTCGTCTGCACCCATTGTTCTAGCTACAGTATCCATATGGCCCATCACGATAACAAATTTTGAAGAATCAACTTTTCCTTTTTTCCAAGCTTCGATATTAAAATTGTGAGTTGTTTCGTAACCCATTTTTTCGAATTCTTTAACGAAGGATTCAATGGCTTTAGTATTTGTACGCGGTCCAAAATCCGTGATGCTTTTTACGCGATTATAGAAAGAATCTGGAGTGATACTTTTAAGAACTTCTTTGATTTCGGCTTTAGCCTTCATCCTGCTAAAAAATTGAGAGATATGAGAGGAGGTAGAATAATTATTCTCATAGGCAACTAATGAGTCAGGGTTGAAGGGGCGTAAGTATTGCTTTAGATGAGAAGGGATTGTGTCATAGGAGTAGTTCTCTCTAAACTCAACCACTTGTACACGAGCCTTACTGATGAATGAGTAAGTGTATTTCCCAATTTCACTCACGATATTGTGATCGTGGACTTTTATCGCCCAGTATCTTCCGTTGGAAGCGGTAGACTGAACTTCTGATCCTTGAATGAGAATCACCGATAATAAAATAAAACTGATAATGAGTGCTTTGACTTTTTGTGACATCCTTGTTCCCCTCGAGAAATAGCGTACCACTAAAATCACCGGTGTATATCAATTTTTTAGTATTTGTGAAGAGTGTTAGATATTGAAATACATAATGAAAAAGCCGGGCCGCTTTTCCTCATGTTTTTTGGCGCCGAGATTCGTGTAAAAATCTGGATTGTCCGTTCCTAAATAAACTTTTTTGATGTGCAGATCTTTTGCCTTATTCAAAAGCGCGTTCACAAGCTGTGAGCCAATTCCTTGCTTTCTAAGATTGGGCTTTACGATAAGGGCTGCGAGCCAGGGAGTGAGTTCCGGGCGATCGCTGTCGTCATTTACAATAAAATTAATGGTTCCGATGATTTTCTTATCGATCATGGCGACTAATGATAAGGGCAGTTGATCCGGAGTTTTTGCCGCTCTTAATAATTTCTCTAAGTCTCTTGCCGAAAGTTCATTCTTATCTGCCCAAAATTCTTGATAAATCCACTCCGCAACTTCGGCGGTGTGGTTTGGAACTTCAAAAAGATGTTTGATTGTGATTTTCATAAAAAATCAGACTGAAACGTCGTAATCTCTGAGCGCAGAAGTTAAAGACGTTTTCTTGTCCGTGCTCTCAGTTCTTTTTCCGATGATGAGGGCACACGGAACTTGGAAAGTGCCTGCTGCAAATTCCTTAGGTTGAGTTCCAGGGATAACTACAGAATTTCTAGGAACGCGACCTTTATAGACAGTCGCTTCTTTGGTTGTCACATCAATGATTTTTGTCGATGCCGTAATCGTAACGCCAGCGCCGAGCACGGCGCCTTCTTCGACGTGTACACCTTCGACTACGATACATCTGCTGCCTACGAAAACGTTGTCCTCAATGATGACAGGTGAAGCTTGCAGAGGCTCGAGCACGCCGCCGATTCCTACGCCACCAGAAAGGTGAACGTTCTTTCCAATCTGCGCGCATGATCCTACGGTGGCCCAGGTGTCGACCATGGTGCCCTCATCCACGTAAGCTCCAATATTTACATAAGAAGGCATCAGGATGGCGCCTTTATTGACAAACGCACCTCTGCGTACAAGCGCATGGGGGACGACTCTCACACCTTGCTCTAAAGTAAAATTCTTGAGGGGAATTTTATCTACAAATTTAAAAATTCCAGATTCCATCTCGCTCATTTTCTGTGTACGGAAGTAAAGTAGAATCGCTTCCTTAACCCAAGTGTTTGTTTTCCACTCAGTTTGGCCATTGTCTAAAGATATTTTTTCGCAAACACGGATTTGGCCTTTATCAAGAGCAGAGATTGTAGAGTCAATGGCACTCAAAACTTCTTTAGAAGTTAAATCTAGTTTTCCCTCAAAGGCATCGTGGATAATTTTTTCGTTCATATATATTTCCTCAGTCAAAAGACTAAACCATTCTCTCTGTTACTTTTAAGGCTTCCAAAATTGCGGGCACGTGAACCTTTAAAATTTCTTCGCAAGCCAGCCCGCGCTGAATTTCGTAAGTCAGGGTAGGAATATCTCTTTCCAATCCCGCGTAAGTTCCTAAGCAGCCCGGAGTGGGGTACCCGATGTCTTCTTGAATTACATAGCCTGTCATATTTTTAATTGCTTCGGCTTCTTTTCTGCACTTTCCGTTGATATTTAAAAGTGGGTGCCAAGAATGTAAGCTGTAAATTATTCTTGGCTTTTCTTTTTCAATAAATTGCGTGAGTGCTTTATTTTCCACTTCGGAATTGGCTTGAGGACCCGGGTAATATCTAGGATTTAAAACGTCCGATGTCCAATCCTGCGTAGGGAGGTTGCGGTTGAGGTCTACGCCACGCTTATTCTGCCTTGTTTTTGCTAAAACCCCATCCAAATTTAAGGTCGGAATCAAGGTGAGCTTGAGTTTGTAAGTGTAGGATTTCTGAAATTGTTCAAAAAGACCATAAGCCGCTTGCACACCTTCGACTTCATCCCCATGAACTCCACCAATAATCATCACATGAGGGTAGGGCATGTCCCATTGAAATGCAGGAATCGGGAGCCCCGATGATGTATGACCAAAAACAATGCTTTTCATCTAAAATCCTCTTGTGGTAAATAGGTACCTATTAGTATCAGAAAGTGGTGGTATGGGCAAAACTGAAATTTGTGTCAAAAAATTTGGTGGAACGTCAGTCGGTTCAGTCGAGAGAATTGACTCTGTGGCAGAGCGAATTTTGAACGATTCTAAAAAGGATCCCCGGCCGACGGTGATTGTGGCTAGTGCGATGTCCGGCGAGACAAATCGCCTTGTGGATTTGGCAAATAGAACGCATATGGGTTATCGTGGGCCAGCCTACGATATGCTAGTGGCCTCAGGGGAGCAGGTTTCTATTGCTCTGCTAACAATGGCTTTAGAGAAAAAAGGTCTAAAGGCAAAACCTTATTTGGCTTATCAATTGGGTATCAAGACGGACTCGATGTATTCGCGCGCTAGAATCAAAGAAATCAATACAGACATGATCATGAAAGACATTCAGAATGGAATCATTCCGGTGGTGGCGGGATTCCAAGGAGTTGATGAATTTGATAACATCACAACTTTGGGGCGAGGAGGATCAGACACTTCTGCGGTCGCGTTGGCGGTGGCCTTGAAAGCTTCCGAATGTGAGATCTATACGGATGTGCCGGGAGTTTTCACCGCAGATCCGAGGATTGTCCCTAAAGCTCACAAGATTGATAAATTGTGTTTTGAAGAAATGGTAGAGATGGCCTCATTGGGCTCTAAAGTTTTACATATTAGAAGTGTAGAGATCGCGGCAAAGTTTCAGGTGAAGCTTCATGTGAGATCGACATTTGAATTAACAGAAGGAACGTGGATTATGAATGAGACAGACTTTGACATGGAAAGCCCGGTCGTGACTTCCGTCACGCATGATACAAATACGGCGATTTTTAAATTGGCCCCTCTTCCCGGTGGCGCCAATGTATTGGCCGATTTATTTACGGCGCTTTCGGAAAAGGGAATCGTGGTGGATGTGATTTCTCAATCCGAGTTAAGCCAAGGCCAACAATTGGCCTTCTCGGTGCCGGTGGATGATATTTTCCCAACTCGCCAAATCGTGGAAAAGAAATTTTCGGCCGGCTTATCCTCTGCCGGTTTATCCTCTAAAGTGGATTGCTCAGTAATGGACGATGTTTCTAAAGTCAGCATCGTAGGTGTCGGAATGAGAAATCATCCTGGGGTCGCAGCAAAATTCTTCGAAGTATTAGCGAAACATAATATTTCTATCCATTTGGTAACAACATCAGAGATCAAGGTCAGTGCAATCGTGGACAGAAAAGACCTCGAAGTTGCTGCAAAAGCTCTTCACACTGCATTCGGGCTTGATGCCACCCCATGAAGCTGAAAGAATAAATCATGTTGGAATTTCGAGAAAACGGTCTTTATTTAGGTGGAGTGTCTTTAACCTCAATTGCTAAGAAGCATAGATCACCAGCTTACGTCTACGACATTGATGGCATGGTCGGAAGAGTTCGTGAGCTGCAAGAAGCCTTCAATGGAAAGGCCGAAATTCATTACGCCACCAAAGCCAACGCCAATCCAGAAATTCTAAAAGCTTTCAAAAAAGAAAAGATCGGTGTGGACACCGTTTCTTGGGGCGAAGCTCAGAGTGCGGTGGATGCAGGTTTCAGTCACAAAGACATTATTTTTTCCGGCGTTGCAAAGTCTGAAGAAGAATTAACCAAGGCAATCAAATATCAAATCAAGCAGATCAATGTGGAATCACCGCAAGAACTTATCCGTATTGGTGAAATCGCTAAAAAATTAAAAAAGAAAGTTCCTGTGGCCTTCAGAATGAATCCCAATGTGAATCCCGGAACTCATCCGTACATCACGACTGGATTTCGTGAGAACAAGTTCGGCATGGATACATCTTTTTTGCCAGAACTTAGAGGGATTCTTACAAAATACAAAAAATATGTAGAGCTCAAAGGTTTGACTCTTCATATCGGTTCGCAAATCTTAGAATTGAATTCGCTCAAAGAAGCTATTCAGAAAACCATTCCTATTTACTTGGATTTTAAAAATTCGGGCTATCCATTAGAAACGTTTGATATCGGTGGCGGCGTAGGAATTCCTTACGATGGCAAAGATTCAATTGATCTTAAAGCTTACGGTAAAATGGTTTTAGAACTTTTAAGACCACTCAATTGCAGAATCATCACGGAGCCGGGGAGAGTGCTCGTGGCACCGTTTGCGGTTTTGCTAACCGAGATTCAATACATCAAAAAAACTCCATTCAAAAACTTTGCCATCGTAAATTCTGGGATGAATCATTTGCTGAGACCTTCTCTGTATGGAGCCGTGCACAGAATATTTCCCGTGGATTACCGAGAGCCCGAAGAGGCAGACAATGGAAACTCCGAGCTCTACGACATTGTAGGACCAATCTGTGAATCCTCGGATTTTTTTGGCAAAGACAGATATCTTCCAAAGCTTGAACAAGGCGATATTCTAGCGGTGTTGGATGCGGGAGCTTATGGTTATTCGATGGCCTCGTTCTACAACCATCACAGGCTCCCACTAGAGATCGTGATTTCAAAAAAACAAGTGAAGGTTCTTAAGAAGCCTTCGTTGCCGAAGAATCTGTTTTAATTTAAGTCTTCTTATTGATTCGAATTAGAAGAGTCCTAAAACTTTAAAGCGAATATAGCCCCTCTTGAGTGAGTGTCTTTGTAAAAAAGACTGCGCAGAATCCTGACAGGCGCGGTGGGGGAGCTATCTGTGATATTCTCCTCCTTTAAAGGAGTCTTATGTTTAAGATTTTAATTATTGCGTTGGTTTCTTCATTAGCGATGACAAATGTCATGGCGATAGAAACAATTCTCAAAACTTGCGATACGGATGTCAGAGTAAATGATTTAGGAACTATGAACATACTCATCAATATCATGTCTAACAATGGTGTTCTCTCAGTAAATGTTAAACAAACTATTGAAGGACACTCAGTATCAGCAAAAGCCAATGCCTCCATAACAGAAGGTGGGGTCAGAGCTGGTTTGTCAGATGATGCTCTAGAGTCCGTTGAATTTGATACTGAGGATTACAATTCTGTAGAAAAATTGATTATTCATACAATGAATTTGGCCAAGAATCCAGAGACGAAAGCTTTTTCTTCTGTAGGACTTGATCTTGAGAGAGCTCGCTCAGCGAAAGCTTACACTTTTGGTAGCGAAGAAGACGATGACGGTTTGAAAGCTGTCATTGAAGCCAAAGACGAAAAAGGAAGAGACATGGGATCTTTCTTTAGCGGACCTATGAGCTCACCTTGTAAGTGATATTGTGCTTAATGTGGCGCAATCAAGAAGTCTTGTAAGTTTTAAGCTATTTGTAGGCTCAAAATCGT
Proteins encoded in this region:
- a CDS encoding M28 family peptidase, with translation MSQKVKALIISFILLSVILIQGSEVQSTASNGRYWAIKVHDHNIVSEIGKYTYSFISKARVQVVEFRENYSYDTIPSHLKQYLRPFNPDSLVAYENNYSTSSHISQFFSRMKAKAEIKEVLKSITPDSFYNRVKSITDFGPRTNTKAIESFVKEFEKMGYETTHNFNIEAWKKGKVDSSKFVIVMGHMDTVARTMGADDNASGAAGVLEIANALKDFESDYSILFMLTEDEEVGLVGAERYVRYLEKNGLKKDVLFVVNMDMIAYNSNGVVDLETEDQFEDLAKWMATLTTQYTALTPNIMLDAWASDHVPFIQAGIETLLTIEHWNTHTPCWHKACDTLDSINPTFGAEIVKLNLAATIEKAKVKIKP
- a CDS encoding GNAT family N-acetyltransferase, which codes for MKITIKHLFEVPNHTAEVAEWIYQEFWADKNELSARDLEKLLRAAKTPDQLPLSLVAMIDKKIIGTINFIVNDDSDRPELTPWLAALIVKPNLRKQGIGSQLVNALLNKAKDLHIKKVYLGTDNPDFYTNLGAKKHEEKRPGFFIMYFNI
- a CDS encoding 2,3,4,5-tetrahydropyridine-2,6-dicarboxylate N-succinyltransferase, giving the protein MNEKIIHDAFEGKLDLTSKEVLSAIDSTISALDKGQIRVCEKISLDNGQTEWKTNTWVKEAILLYFRTQKMSEMESGIFKFVDKIPLKNFTLEQGVRVVPHALVRRGAFVNKGAILMPSYVNIGAYVDEGTMVDTWATVGSCAQIGKNVHLSGGVGIGGVLEPLQASPVIIEDNVFVGSRCIVVEGVHVEEGAVLGAGVTITASTKIIDVTTKEATVYKGRVPRNSVVIPGTQPKEFAAGTFQVPCALIIGKRTESTDKKTSLTSALRDYDVSV
- a CDS encoding M14 family zinc carboxypeptidase, which encodes MKSIVFGHTSSGLPIPAFQWDMPYPHVMIIGGVHGDEVEGVQAAYGLFEQFQKSYTYKLKLTLIPTLNLDGVLAKTRQNKRGVDLNRNLPTQDWTSDVLNPRYYPGPQANSEVENKALTQFIEKEKPRIIYSLHSWHPLLNINGKCRKEAEAIKNMTGYVIQEDIGYPTPGCLGTYAGLERDIPTLTYEIQRGLACEEILKVHVPAILEALKVTERMV
- a CDS encoding aspartate kinase, encoding MGKTEICVKKFGGTSVGSVERIDSVAERILNDSKKDPRPTVIVASAMSGETNRLVDLANRTHMGYRGPAYDMLVASGEQVSIALLTMALEKKGLKAKPYLAYQLGIKTDSMYSRARIKEINTDMIMKDIQNGIIPVVAGFQGVDEFDNITTLGRGGSDTSAVALAVALKASECEIYTDVPGVFTADPRIVPKAHKIDKLCFEEMVEMASLGSKVLHIRSVEIAAKFQVKLHVRSTFELTEGTWIMNETDFDMESPVVTSVTHDTNTAIFKLAPLPGGANVLADLFTALSEKGIVVDVISQSELSQGQQLAFSVPVDDIFPTRQIVEKKFSAGLSSAGLSSKVDCSVMDDVSKVSIVGVGMRNHPGVAAKFFEVLAKHNISIHLVTTSEIKVSAIVDRKDLEVAAKALHTAFGLDATP
- the lysA gene encoding diaminopimelate decarboxylase; protein product: MLEFRENGLYLGGVSLTSIAKKHRSPAYVYDIDGMVGRVRELQEAFNGKAEIHYATKANANPEILKAFKKEKIGVDTVSWGEAQSAVDAGFSHKDIIFSGVAKSEEELTKAIKYQIKQINVESPQELIRIGEIAKKLKKKVPVAFRMNPNVNPGTHPYITTGFRENKFGMDTSFLPELRGILTKYKKYVELKGLTLHIGSQILELNSLKEAIQKTIPIYLDFKNSGYPLETFDIGGGVGIPYDGKDSIDLKAYGKMVLELLRPLNCRIITEPGRVLVAPFAVLLTEIQYIKKTPFKNFAIVNSGMNHLLRPSLYGAVHRIFPVDYREPEEADNGNSELYDIVGPICESSDFFGKDRYLPKLEQGDILAVLDAGAYGYSMASFYNHHRLPLEIVISKKQVKVLKKPSLPKNLF